In Candidatus Methylomirabilota bacterium, one DNA window encodes the following:
- a CDS encoding response regulator encodes MDNQQDSGEFMDDRGAGQPPGKILAVDDDPEALEILVSSLEGAGFRVLTATSGEEALQTVAKDTPDLILLDLMMPGMNGHDLLRELKANKETSDTPVVVITALDQVEEKEKAKEGGADDFLGKPIARSELLIRVRTFLRVKRLRQELERTLLYLHEIEAARRGDGAAQDSTRADPTRPPLATILIIEDELLERAIYGDLLREHGYNVLTAATGAQALEVLQLKPVDIVLVDLVLPGVPGLELIERLRTTTPETPVIVVTAHPSSHNVITALKLGAFDFIVKGFKNEVMLHSVKRALEMRRLELRHQALVHDLRTKVNRLLEEQV; translated from the coding sequence ATGGATAACCAGCAAGATTCAGGGGAATTTATGGACGATCGCGGGGCAGGACAGCCACCAGGGAAAATCTTGGCGGTCGATGACGATCCCGAAGCGCTCGAGATCCTCGTATCCAGCTTAGAGGGTGCAGGATTTAGAGTCTTGACCGCCACGAGCGGTGAGGAAGCGCTCCAGACGGTCGCGAAGGACACTCCAGACTTGATCCTCCTCGACCTCATGATGCCGGGCATGAACGGCCACGACCTGTTACGGGAACTGAAAGCCAACAAGGAGACGAGCGACACCCCCGTTGTGGTCATTACCGCCCTCGACCAAGTCGAGGAGAAGGAAAAGGCTAAAGAAGGGGGCGCTGACGACTTTCTGGGAAAGCCAATCGCACGGAGTGAACTCCTCATCCGGGTTCGGACATTTCTCAGAGTGAAGCGGTTGCGGCAGGAGCTGGAACGCACCCTCCTCTACCTGCACGAGATCGAGGCGGCTCGACGTGGGGATGGGGCCGCTCAAGATTCCACCAGGGCGGATCCGACGCGCCCCCCCTTGGCTACCATCCTCATTATTGAGGACGAGCTGTTGGAACGGGCGATCTATGGTGACCTCCTCCGAGAGCACGGGTATAACGTCCTCACCGCAGCCACGGGCGCTCAGGCCCTCGAGGTCTTGCAGCTGAAACCGGTCGACATCGTCTTAGTCGATCTTGTCCTGCCGGGCGTGCCGGGCCTCGAGCTGATCGAGCGATTGAGAACGACCACGCCCGAGACGCCAGTCATCGTGGTTACCGCTCATCCGTCCTCCCATAACGTCATTACGGCGCTGAAGCTGGGAGCCTTTGACTTCATTGTGAAGGGGTTCAAAAACGAGGTCATGCTCCATTCCGTGAAACGGGCACTAGAAATGCGGCGGCTTGAGCTCCGCCACCAAGCCTTAGTTCACGATCTCCGGACGAAAGTGAATCGGCTTCTTGAGGAGCAGGTGTAG
- the tadA gene encoding tRNA adenosine(34) deaminase TadA has translation MSSDNEVALDGHLPWMEIALGEARRAGGEGEVPVGAALVQDGAVLATAHNRPIALRDPTAHAEMLVLRAAGQRVGNYRFPEAILYVTLEPCVMCAGALLHARVGCLVYGAADPRGGAVESLYRILEDARLPHRVRVVGGVQAEESRALLQEFFLARR, from the coding sequence ATGTCTTCGGACAACGAGGTAGCCCTTGATGGACATCTGCCCTGGATGGAAATCGCCCTCGGGGAGGCGCGACGGGCGGGCGGGGAGGGTGAGGTCCCAGTGGGTGCCGCGTTGGTCCAGGATGGTGCCGTCCTGGCCACAGCCCATAATCGTCCCATCGCCCTCCGGGATCCGACCGCTCATGCCGAGATGCTGGTCCTCCGGGCGGCTGGGCAGCGGGTTGGGAATTATCGGTTTCCCGAGGCAATCCTGTATGTCACCTTGGAGCCGTGTGTGATGTGCGCCGGCGCGTTGCTGCACGCCCGGGTGGGATGTCTGGTTTATGGGGCCGCCGATCCACGTGGCGGCGCCGTGGAGAGTTTGTACCGCATCTTGGAGGACGCGCGTCTCCCTCACCGGGTTCGGGTGGTCGGCGGGGTGCAGGCGGAGGAGTCTCGAGCCCTCCTGCAGGAATTCTTCCTGGCCCGGCGATAA